Proteins from a genomic interval of Bradyrhizobium sp. CCBAU 53340:
- a CDS encoding FecR domain-containing protein produces MNLRFLLFPILLSAALCAAPCAQAQTRVGEAVLVQKEVVRVAATTTPISVGDSMLRDETVRTGADSAARFVMADSTNLSLGPSATLKLDRTVFNDEHSYRDVAIRMATGAFRFVTGHSEKTAYKITTPLATIGVRGTTLDILSQRGRSVVVLQEGAASVCTLNFQCTQLTQPGDTAVITSTGGKVSITKTNTPPWTFAANCAANAGLCAVNQYADASPTVTPAVHDDGMLCGR; encoded by the coding sequence ATGAATTTACGTTTTCTGCTTTTCCCCATCCTGCTGTCGGCCGCACTATGCGCTGCGCCTTGTGCGCAGGCGCAGACGCGCGTCGGCGAAGCCGTCCTTGTCCAGAAGGAGGTGGTCCGCGTCGCCGCGACCACGACGCCGATCAGCGTCGGCGACAGTATGCTGCGCGACGAGACCGTGCGCACTGGCGCCGACAGCGCCGCGCGCTTCGTGATGGCCGACAGCACCAATCTGTCGCTCGGACCGAGCGCGACGCTGAAGCTCGACCGCACCGTCTTCAACGACGAGCACAGCTATCGCGACGTCGCGATCCGGATGGCCACCGGCGCCTTCCGCTTCGTCACTGGACATTCGGAGAAGACCGCCTACAAGATCACCACGCCGCTCGCCACCATCGGCGTTCGCGGCACCACGCTCGACATCCTGTCCCAGCGCGGTCGCTCGGTCGTCGTGCTGCAGGAAGGCGCAGCCAGCGTGTGCACGCTGAACTTCCAGTGCACTCAGTTGACCCAGCCGGGCGACACCGCCGTCATCACCTCGACTGGCGGCAAGGTCTCGATCACCAAGACCAACACGCCGCCCTGGACCTTCGCCGCCAATTGCGCCGCGAATGCCGGCCTTTGCGCGGTCAATCAATACGCCGACGCCTCACCGACCGTCACCCCCGCTGTCCATGACGACGGCATGCTGTGCGGGCGCTGA
- a CDS encoding VOC family protein, translated as MSKLVPCMWFNGDAEEAAKFYVSLVPNSEITHVQRNVSDGPSGKEGSVLVVEFMVAGQPLVALNGGMKMEYTHAISLMIQCDDQAQVDRVWNAFLAHGGKEEQCGWLRDRWGVAWQVVPKVMFEYLSSPNKAAAARAWQAMMKMVKLDVEVLRRAFEGKSAA; from the coding sequence ATGTCCAAGCTCGTGCCCTGCATGTGGTTCAACGGCGATGCCGAGGAGGCCGCAAAGTTCTACGTCTCGCTCGTTCCGAATTCGGAGATCACGCACGTTCAGCGCAACGTTTCGGACGGGCCGTCCGGCAAGGAGGGCTCGGTGCTGGTCGTCGAGTTCATGGTGGCCGGGCAACCCCTGGTCGCGCTCAATGGCGGCATGAAGATGGAATACACGCACGCCATCTCGCTGATGATCCAATGCGACGACCAGGCCCAGGTCGACCGCGTCTGGAATGCGTTCCTCGCCCATGGCGGCAAGGAAGAGCAGTGCGGCTGGCTCAGGGATCGCTGGGGCGTGGCCTGGCAGGTGGTGCCGAAGGTGATGTTCGAGTACCTGTCGAGCCCCAACAAGGCTGCCGCCGCCCGCGCCTGGCAGGCCATGATGAAGATGGTGAAGCTGGACGTGGAGGTCCTGCGGCGAGCGTTCGAGGGGAAGTCTGCGGCGTGA
- a CDS encoding VOC family protein, whose product MPRMIFLNLPVTNLKRATAFYEAIGATRNPQFSDDTASCMVFSETIYAMLTTHDKFRQFTPKPIADAKTSNQALFCLSADSRREVDEIVGKAAAAGGVADPSPIDEYDFMYGRSFEDPDGHMWGVNWLDMAAVPPKPAMANA is encoded by the coding sequence ATGCCCAGGATGATCTTCCTCAATCTGCCGGTGACCAACCTCAAGCGTGCGACCGCCTTCTACGAGGCGATCGGCGCGACCAGGAACCCGCAATTCAGTGACGACACGGCAAGCTGCATGGTCTTTTCCGAGACCATCTACGCGATGCTGACGACGCACGACAAATTCCGTCAGTTCACGCCGAAGCCGATCGCTGACGCCAAGACCTCGAACCAGGCGCTGTTCTGCCTCTCCGCCGATAGCCGGCGCGAGGTCGACGAGATCGTCGGCAAGGCCGCGGCTGCCGGTGGGGTGGCCGATCCCAGCCCGATTGACGAATATGATTTCATGTATGGCCGCAGCTTTGAGGATCCGGATGGTCATATGTGGGGCGTGAACTGGCTGGACATGGCGGCTGTCCCTCCGAAGCCCGCCATGGCGAACGCCTGA
- a CDS encoding cupin domain-containing protein has translation MTGHDHSHSHHDHDHHDDRWKHDGVRVIPGNQLDTNVPSTAGMDRAAAINFARVGAQKLWAGTVSIKPDAKTGAHHHGHLESVIYVVKGKARMRWGESLQFTAEAGPGDFIFVPPYVPHQEINASPDEVLECVLVRSDGEAVAINLDIEPVEKPETVLWIDPVHRDPNEKK, from the coding sequence ATGACCGGCCATGACCACAGTCATTCCCACCATGACCACGATCATCACGACGATCGCTGGAAACATGACGGCGTGCGCGTCATTCCCGGCAATCAGCTCGATACCAATGTGCCGTCGACGGCGGGCATGGATCGCGCGGCTGCGATCAATTTCGCCCGCGTCGGCGCGCAGAAATTATGGGCGGGCACCGTCAGCATCAAGCCCGATGCCAAGACCGGCGCGCATCACCATGGCCACCTCGAAAGCGTGATTTACGTCGTGAAGGGCAAGGCGCGGATGCGCTGGGGCGAGAGCCTGCAATTCACCGCGGAGGCCGGTCCGGGCGACTTCATTTTCGTGCCGCCCTATGTGCCGCACCAGGAGATCAATGCCAGCCCCGACGAGGTGCTGGAATGCGTGCTGGTGCGCAGCGACGGCGAGGCGGTCGCGATCAATCTCGACATCGAGCCGGTCGAGAAGCCCGAAACCGTGCTGTGGATCGACCCTGTTCATCGGGATCCGAACGAGAAGAAGTAA
- a CDS encoding CsbD family protein produces MGSTSDKIKGNANEAIGKAKQGIGEAAGSERLQGEGAVQEVKGKGQKAMGDAKDTAKEAIDRAAAAARRTTE; encoded by the coding sequence ATGGGTAGCACCAGCGACAAGATCAAGGGCAACGCCAACGAAGCCATCGGCAAGGCGAAGCAGGGCATCGGAGAAGCCGCCGGTTCCGAGCGCTTGCAGGGCGAAGGCGCCGTGCAGGAAGTGAAAGGCAAGGGCCAGAAGGCCATGGGCGATGCCAAGGACACCGCGAAGGAAGCAATCGATCGCGCCGCTGCGGCGGCCCGTCGCACAACCGAGTAA
- a CDS encoding FKBP-type peptidyl-prolyl cis-trans isomerase has product MQRFQRVLLAIMSALAITLIGNASTFVSTTASAQTAGKTMTTASGLQITDSVVGTGASPKPGQICVMHYTGWLYENGQKGKKFDSSVDRNEPFEFPIGKGRVIAGWDEGVATMKVGGKRTLIIPPQLGYGARGAGGVIPPNATLMFDVELLGVK; this is encoded by the coding sequence ATGCAGCGTTTCCAGCGCGTGCTCCTTGCCATCATGTCGGCGCTCGCGATCACATTGATCGGCAATGCGTCGACATTCGTTTCCACCACGGCCTCGGCCCAGACCGCAGGAAAGACCATGACCACAGCTTCAGGACTGCAGATCACCGATAGCGTCGTCGGCACCGGCGCCTCGCCGAAACCCGGCCAGATCTGCGTGATGCACTACACCGGCTGGCTCTACGAGAACGGCCAGAAGGGCAAGAAATTCGACTCGTCCGTCGACCGCAATGAGCCGTTCGAATTCCCGATCGGCAAGGGCCGCGTCATCGCCGGCTGGGACGAGGGCGTTGCCACGATGAAGGTCGGCGGCAAGCGCACGCTGATCATCCCGCCGCAGCTCGGCTACGGCGCGCGCGGCGCCGGTGGCGTGATCCCGCCGAACGCGACGTTGATGTTCGACGTCGAATTGCTCGGCGTGAAATAA
- a CDS encoding xanthine dehydrogenase family protein molybdopterin-binding subunit → MTAAAPEPKANMGQPVPRYDATAKVTGRATYGSDMPLDNPAYAFLVTSAISRGRINSFDLDDAKHVRGVIDIVTHENAPDLKESKLFSNGGYAGTTIQPLKSADIAHDGEIIAVVVAESYEAAREAANRVKVSYTAMTPSASFDSPGTTKAAAKGQNAQFKEDPQVGNFAKAFEEAEVKLTASYDTPTQHHNPMELFSTSCAWMGDNLVIYEPSQYVYGLKNGVAEQLGIDADKVRVVNPYVGGGFGSRGSMTPRTAIIAGIARRLNRPIKLIPTRDQGFTIATYRAETRHEIKLGANRDGKLVALRHEGAEVSSRADPYCVGGTKTTTRLYACPNVDSLVSIVRADRNTPGFMRSPPEVPYLFALESAMDELASKLNMDPVELRRINDTTNEPIGGKPYTSRSLMACFDEAAKAFGWARRSAAPKSMSDGDWLIGYGCAATCYPTQMAPSAARVRLQRDGRTRVEIAGHEIGTGAYTIIAQTASERLGVPLEKVSVFIGDSDLPPAPVAGGSNSTASTCSAVMMVCDQIRQRLFKAVTPNESLTDKAKETVGIGQTPTTQAAKSDRPLDLEKAFDALSVGVVEEYGEWKPEGAPLDSFKAMHSGHARLVGGAAIKDKIAYAFGAEFVEVRINRFTHEIRCPRLVGAFAAGRIMNPRTARSQLMGGLIWGMSSALLEATEIDERTARYVNDNFADYLVPVNADVPDVEVILLSEQDDHINPAGAKGLGELANVGTNAAICNAIFHATGQRIRKLPVRLENIEV, encoded by the coding sequence ATGACCGCTGCCGCTCCCGAGCCGAAGGCGAATATGGGCCAGCCCGTGCCGCGCTATGATGCGACTGCAAAAGTCACGGGACGGGCGACCTACGGGTCCGATATGCCGCTGGACAACCCGGCCTATGCATTCCTGGTCACCAGTGCGATTTCCAGGGGGCGCATCAACAGCTTCGATCTCGACGATGCCAAACACGTCCGTGGCGTCATCGACATCGTCACGCACGAGAATGCGCCTGATCTGAAGGAGTCAAAACTCTTCAGCAATGGCGGCTATGCCGGTACCACGATCCAGCCGCTGAAGTCGGCCGACATCGCCCATGACGGTGAGATCATCGCAGTGGTCGTCGCGGAGAGCTACGAAGCCGCGCGCGAGGCCGCCAATCGCGTCAAGGTCAGTTACACGGCGATGACGCCAAGCGCCAGTTTCGATTCGCCGGGAACGACGAAAGCCGCCGCAAAAGGCCAGAATGCGCAGTTCAAGGAAGATCCGCAGGTCGGCAATTTCGCCAAGGCGTTCGAGGAGGCCGAGGTCAAGCTCACCGCGTCCTACGACACGCCGACACAGCACCACAATCCAATGGAGCTGTTCTCGACGAGCTGCGCCTGGATGGGCGACAATCTCGTCATCTACGAGCCCAGCCAATATGTCTATGGCCTGAAGAATGGCGTTGCCGAGCAGCTCGGCATCGACGCCGACAAGGTGAGGGTGGTCAATCCTTATGTCGGCGGCGGGTTTGGTTCACGTGGCTCGATGACGCCGCGCACCGCCATTATTGCCGGCATCGCCAGGCGCCTGAACCGGCCGATCAAGCTGATCCCGACCCGCGATCAGGGGTTTACCATTGCGACCTATCGCGCCGAGACGCGTCATGAGATCAAGCTCGGTGCGAACCGTGACGGCAAATTGGTTGCGCTCAGGCACGAGGGCGCCGAGGTGTCGTCGCGCGCCGACCCCTACTGCGTCGGCGGGACTAAAACCACGACGCGCCTCTATGCCTGTCCCAATGTCGACAGTCTCGTGTCGATCGTGCGCGCCGACCGCAACACGCCGGGCTTCATGCGCTCGCCGCCGGAGGTGCCGTATCTGTTCGCGCTGGAGAGTGCGATGGATGAGCTGGCGTCGAAGCTCAACATGGATCCGGTCGAACTCCGCCGCATCAATGACACCACCAATGAACCGATCGGCGGCAAGCCCTATACGTCGCGGTCGCTGATGGCGTGTTTCGACGAAGCCGCGAAGGCCTTCGGTTGGGCGCGGCGCTCGGCCGCGCCAAAATCAATGTCCGACGGCGACTGGCTGATCGGCTATGGGTGTGCCGCCACCTGCTACCCGACACAGATGGCGCCCTCGGCCGCGCGCGTGCGTCTCCAGCGCGACGGCCGGACCCGGGTCGAGATCGCCGGCCACGAGATCGGCACCGGCGCCTACACGATCATCGCCCAGACCGCTTCTGAGCGGCTCGGCGTACCCCTCGAGAAGGTTTCTGTCTTTATTGGAGACAGCGACTTGCCGCCGGCGCCGGTCGCGGGCGGCTCCAATTCGACGGCCAGCACCTGTTCGGCCGTGATGATGGTGTGTGACCAGATCCGCCAGCGTCTGTTCAAGGCGGTCACGCCCAACGAAAGTCTGACGGATAAGGCCAAGGAAACCGTCGGCATCGGCCAGACGCCGACGACCCAGGCGGCGAAGAGTGACCGTCCCCTCGATCTGGAGAAGGCATTCGACGCGCTCAGCGTCGGCGTGGTCGAGGAATATGGCGAGTGGAAACCGGAAGGCGCGCCGCTGGATTCCTTCAAGGCCATGCACAGCGGTCACGCGCGCCTGGTCGGCGGCGCGGCCATAAAGGACAAGATCGCCTACGCTTTCGGAGCCGAGTTCGTCGAGGTTCGCATCAACCGCTTCACGCACGAGATTCGCTGCCCTCGCCTGGTCGGCGCCTTTGCTGCCGGCCGCATCATGAACCCGCGCACGGCGCGCAGCCAGCTCATGGGCGGCCTGATCTGGGGCATGTCTTCGGCGCTGCTGGAGGCGACCGAGATCGACGAGCGCACCGCGCGCTACGTCAACGACAATTTTGCCGATTATCTCGTGCCCGTGAATGCCGATGTGCCTGATGTCGAGGTGATCCTGCTTTCCGAGCAGGACGATCACATCAACCCGGCCGGTGCAAAGGGGCTCGGCGAGCTCGCCAATGTCGGCACCAATGCGGCGATCTGCAATGCGATCTTCCACGCCACCGGCCAGCGTATTCGCAAGCTGCCGGTGCGGTTGGAAAATATCGAGGTCTAA
- a CDS encoding xanthine dehydrogenase family protein subunit M — MAVQALGVAAAANNPLTQATAQPLAGGTTLIDLMKLDVMRPAAIVDINPLAQGWSAIWPGEGNLRLGALAKMSDVAAHDEIQRNYPVIANSLKLAASAQLRNMATLGGNVMQRTRCSYFRDVSYANCNKRNPGSGCAAMDGFNRMHAVLGTSDQCIATYPGDFAQSLIALDATVEITGKSGTRSMPFAELHKAPGNTPEIETTLQPGELISAFVISGRWPRSVYLKARDRQSYEFALSSAAVALDVQDGTIRDARVALGGVATVPWRARETEAQLRGQKFDDSLAQRAADAAFADAKGRQHNSFKIALGKRVVARALQQAVTMEI, encoded by the coding sequence ATGGCCGTACAGGCGCTCGGCGTCGCCGCGGCCGCCAACAATCCGCTGACGCAGGCGACGGCACAGCCGCTCGCCGGAGGCACCACGCTGATCGACCTGATGAAGCTCGACGTGATGCGGCCGGCTGCGATCGTCGACATCAATCCGCTGGCGCAGGGCTGGTCGGCGATCTGGCCCGGCGAGGGTAACCTGCGTCTCGGCGCGCTCGCGAAGATGTCGGATGTTGCCGCACATGATGAGATCCAGCGCAACTATCCGGTCATCGCCAATTCCCTGAAACTCGCGGCCAGCGCCCAACTGCGCAATATGGCAACGCTTGGCGGCAACGTGATGCAGCGGACGCGTTGCAGCTATTTCCGCGATGTCTCCTACGCGAATTGCAACAAGCGCAATCCGGGCTCCGGCTGTGCCGCGATGGATGGCTTCAACCGCATGCATGCGGTGCTCGGCACATCCGACCAGTGCATCGCGACCTATCCAGGCGATTTCGCCCAGTCGCTGATCGCGCTGGACGCCACGGTCGAGATTACCGGCAAGTCCGGGACTCGCAGCATGCCGTTTGCCGAACTGCACAAGGCGCCGGGCAATACGCCGGAAATCGAGACCACGCTTCAGCCGGGCGAATTGATCTCCGCCTTCGTCATTTCGGGCCGCTGGCCGCGCTCGGTTTATCTGAAGGCGCGCGACCGGCAATCCTATGAGTTCGCGCTTTCGTCGGCTGCTGTCGCGCTCGATGTGCAGGACGGCACCATTCGGGACGCGCGTGTCGCGCTTGGTGGCGTCGCCACGGTGCCCTGGCGCGCGCGAGAGACGGAAGCGCAGCTCAGGGGACAAAAATTCGACGACAGTCTGGCGCAGCGCGCCGCGGATGCCGCCTTTGCCGACGCCAAGGGACGCCAGCATAACAGCTTCAAGATCGCGCTCGGCAAGCGCGTTGTGGCTCGCGCGCTCCAGCAGGCCGTAACGATGGAGATCTGA
- a CDS encoding (2Fe-2S)-binding protein — MAGAAGSALVPFAARAAAREARMPAAQDPALPVDVTLRVNGQDKRLSLDARTTVLDALREHLRLTGSKKGCDHGQCGACTVLIGDRRVVSCLTLALAAEGQEITTVEGLATNDRLHPMQQAFVDNDAFQCGYCTPGQIMSAIACVKEGHAGTDADIREYMSGNICRCAAYPNIVAAVKQAAPEILKG; from the coding sequence ATGGCCGGTGCCGCAGGCAGCGCCCTTGTTCCGTTCGCTGCGCGCGCGGCCGCGCGTGAAGCGCGAATGCCGGCGGCCCAGGATCCCGCGCTTCCCGTCGACGTCACGTTGCGTGTCAATGGTCAGGACAAGCGCCTCAGTCTCGACGCGCGCACCACGGTGCTGGATGCGCTACGCGAACATCTCAGACTGACCGGCAGCAAGAAGGGTTGCGATCACGGCCAGTGCGGCGCCTGCACGGTGCTGATCGGCGACCGCCGCGTCGTCTCCTGCCTGACGCTTGCACTCGCGGCCGAGGGCCAGGAGATCACGACCGTCGAGGGCCTTGCGACCAACGACCGGCTGCACCCGATGCAGCAGGCGTTCGTCGATAACGATGCCTTCCAATGTGGCTATTGCACGCCCGGCCAGATCATGTCGGCGATCGCCTGCGTGAAGGAGGGACATGCCGGTACAGATGCGGACATCCGCGAATATATGAGCGGCAACATCTGCCGCTGCGCCGCCTATCCGAACATCGTCGCCGCCGTGAAGCAGGCTGCGCCCGAGATCTTGAAAGGCTAG
- the ggt gene encoding gamma-glutamyltransferase: MRNFHFPGRSTVHATNAMVATSHPQASLAAIEVLREGGTAVDAAVAGSALLGVIEPQSTGIGGDCFALIQPRGEGKIIAYNGSGRAPKAANADWYLERKINSVPLTSAHAVSIPGVIDAFATVLRDHGKFGFDRLLQPAIKAAEEGYVVAPRIAFDWKNQFEKLKNGTNTVRYLLPGGKPPVAGDVIRQAELGKTLRAIAKDGRDAFYKGEIAEDMVETLRGIGGLHTLDDFAAHTTETTTPIGTMYKGYDVWQCPPNGPGVTALLMLNILSRFDLTNYAPVSVERFHLEAEAARIAYMNREMHVASPEHMKINVAEMLEKGFADEYISKIRMDGTLDLPNVAPPMNPSTIYITVVDKDRNVCSFINSVAHSFGSAIVSNKTGVLFQNRAGGFRIQPGHPNCIEGGKRPLHTIMPGLLTKGGRSTMSFAVMGGQYQPTGQTHLLTNILDYGCDVQEAIDMPRGLHYEGQYQLEDSVPVEIVEGLKKLGHKTTSVVGPLGGAQAIWIDWDKGTLTGGSDPRKDGCALGY, from the coding sequence ATGAGAAACTTCCATTTCCCCGGCAGGTCCACGGTCCACGCCACCAATGCGATGGTGGCGACCTCGCATCCGCAGGCATCCCTTGCCGCGATCGAGGTGCTGCGCGAGGGCGGCACGGCGGTGGACGCGGCGGTGGCGGGTTCGGCGCTGCTCGGCGTGATCGAGCCGCAATCGACCGGCATCGGCGGCGATTGCTTCGCGCTGATCCAGCCGCGCGGTGAGGGCAAGATCATCGCCTATAACGGCTCCGGCCGTGCGCCAAAGGCGGCGAATGCCGACTGGTATCTCGAGCGCAAGATCAATTCCGTGCCGCTGACCTCCGCGCATGCGGTCTCGATCCCCGGCGTGATCGATGCGTTTGCCACCGTGCTGCGCGACCACGGCAAGTTCGGCTTCGACCGGCTGCTGCAGCCGGCGATCAAGGCGGCCGAGGAAGGCTATGTCGTTGCGCCCCGCATCGCGTTCGACTGGAAGAACCAGTTCGAGAAGCTGAAGAACGGCACCAACACCGTGCGCTACCTGCTGCCGGGCGGCAAGCCGCCGGTGGCCGGCGACGTCATCCGCCAGGCCGAGCTTGGCAAGACGCTGCGGGCGATCGCCAAGGACGGCCGCGATGCCTTCTACAAGGGCGAGATCGCGGAGGACATGGTCGAGACCCTGCGCGGCATCGGCGGCCTGCACACGCTCGACGATTTCGCCGCGCACACCACCGAAACGACGACGCCGATCGGCACCATGTACAAGGGCTACGACGTCTGGCAGTGCCCGCCGAACGGCCCGGGCGTGACCGCGCTGTTGATGCTCAATATCCTCTCGCGCTTCGACCTGACCAACTATGCGCCCGTCAGCGTCGAGCGCTTCCATCTCGAGGCGGAAGCTGCGCGCATCGCCTACATGAATCGCGAGATGCATGTCGCCTCTCCCGAGCACATGAAGATCAACGTCGCCGAGATGCTCGAGAAGGGCTTTGCCGACGAGTACATCAGCAAGATCCGCATGGACGGCACGCTCGACCTGCCCAATGTCGCGCCGCCGATGAATCCCTCGACCATCTACATCACGGTCGTGGACAAGGATCGCAACGTCTGCTCGTTCATCAATTCGGTCGCGCACTCTTTCGGCTCGGCGATCGTCTCCAACAAGACCGGCGTATTGTTCCAAAATCGCGCCGGTGGCTTCCGCATTCAGCCGGGCCATCCCAACTGCATCGAAGGTGGCAAGCGTCCGCTGCACACGATCATGCCGGGGCTGCTCACCAAGGGCGGCCGTTCCACAATGTCATTCGCAGTGATGGGCGGACAGTATCAACCGACCGGCCAGACCCATCTGTTGACCAACATCCTCGACTATGGCTGCGACGTGCAGGAGGCGATCGACATGCCGCGCGGCCTGCACTACGAGGGCCAGTACCAGCTCGAGGACAGCGTGCCGGTTGAGATCGTCGAGGGCCTGAAGAAGCTCGGCCACAAGACCACCAGCGTGGTCGGTCCGCTTGGCGGGGCCCAGGCGATCTGGATCGACTGGGACAAGGGTACGCTCACCGGCGGTTCCGATCCGCGCAAGGACGGCTGCGCGTTGGGCTATTGA
- a CDS encoding rhodanese-related sulfurtransferase — protein sequence MIYKVCAFYQFAALPDYRELREPLRAFCADLSLKGSVLLAQEGINGTIAGSGEAIDAFVHELAHGAMFGGRLDHLELKCSTAEAMPFGRLKVRLKKEIVTLGDPAADPTRQVGIYVEAAEWNALISSPDTLVLDTRNAFEVAMGTFEGAVDPDIKSFGQFKEFAAAKLDPAKHRRIAMFCTGGIRCEKASAHLLARGFAEVYHLKGGILKYLEEVPEAQSRWRGECFVFDERIALGHGLRERGLREQVMCEQDMCEQDMCEQVMCEQVMGQASDE from the coding sequence ATGATTTACAAGGTCTGCGCGTTCTACCAATTCGCCGCCCTGCCCGATTACCGCGAGCTGCGCGAGCCGCTGCGCGCGTTCTGCGCCGACCTGTCCCTGAAGGGCAGCGTGCTGCTGGCTCAGGAGGGCATCAACGGCACGATCGCGGGCTCGGGCGAAGCGATCGACGCCTTCGTCCACGAACTGGCGCACGGGGCGATGTTCGGCGGCAGGCTCGACCATCTCGAACTGAAGTGCTCGACCGCCGAGGCCATGCCGTTCGGCCGGCTCAAGGTGCGGTTGAAGAAGGAGATCGTCACGCTGGGCGACCCCGCCGCGGACCCGACCCGGCAGGTCGGCATCTATGTCGAGGCCGCCGAATGGAACGCGCTGATCTCCTCGCCCGACACGCTGGTGCTCGACACCCGCAATGCCTTCGAGGTTGCGATGGGCACGTTCGAGGGCGCGGTCGATCCCGACATCAAGAGCTTTGGCCAATTCAAGGAATTTGCCGCGGCAAAGCTAGACCCCGCGAAACACAGGCGTATCGCGATGTTCTGCACCGGCGGCATCCGCTGCGAGAAGGCCAGCGCGCATCTGCTGGCGCGCGGCTTCGCCGAGGTCTACCACCTCAAGGGCGGGATTCTGAAGTATCTGGAAGAGGTGCCGGAGGCACAGAGTCGCTGGCGCGGCGAATGCTTCGTGTTCGACGAGCGCATCGCACTTGGTCACGGATTGCGCGAGCGGGGCTTGCGCGAACAAGTCATGTGCGAACAAGACATGTGCGAACAAGACATGTGCGAACAAGTCATGTGCGAACAAGTCATGGGGCAGGCAAGTGACGAGTGA
- a CDS encoding SlyX family protein has translation MTSEIKTLAERIDTLETRLAYQDDTIEALNQTITAQWKQIDTLTRQLAQLSERLQEAEANAPGPANERPPHY, from the coding sequence GTGACGAGTGAGATCAAGACGCTCGCCGAGCGCATCGACACGCTGGAGACGCGCCTCGCCTATCAGGACGACACCATCGAGGCGCTGAACCAGACCATCACCGCGCAGTGGAAGCAGATCGACACGCTGACGCGCCAGCTCGCGCAGCTCAGCGAGCGGCTGCAAGAGGCCGAGGCGAATGCGCCGGGGCCCGCCAACGAGCGCCCGCCGCATTATTGA